In Stieleria sp. JC731, a genomic segment contains:
- a CDS encoding TlpA family protein disulfide reductase, translated as MTDRFQFANLFTRRQRLLALAVPSLIAAFASTSQAAGPSVAKAMSLKPIQADAVFELVDEADFGRCQVVTIDDAGQSGWEVVGPEGTILRRFVDTNGDKSIDVWSYFNFGIESYRDIDSDGNRKADQYRWLGNAGTRWGIDRDEDGKIDSWKRISAEEVTAEVVASLRSQDVTRFNALLLTNEELQGLGLGKEKAEQIAAKLRLAIREFADLAKSQQSVSKSAKWLQFAAPAPGLVPAGTGGSTKDVLVYENVVAMFEDAGKGGQLMVGTLVKVDELWRLVALPVVGSGDGSIAQSTPMFFSPSGDSSAISGALGSDEMQALVGNLEAIDRKLAVANEKDAPQLHAARAELVERLISQSVAPEDKESWARQLVDTLRVAVQSGQYPAGMERLKTAGEKFARQNPALAAYADFESLQTEWIVRQQDAKDEDQPKIQEWYHESLETFVDEHPRSLEAAKALLQLALGKEFDTDKEAAVEYYKKVRDNYAGTDEAEKAAGAVNRLESVGRKIELTGETIEGKSFKLSALRGRPVVIHYWATWCGVCTQDMKVLSRLQARYKRAGLTIVGVNVDAQRDEAVAFLNENRLPWIQLFEEGGLEYSRLSKAFGVQTLPTMMLIDETGTVVNNNIGAAELDEAIDKLVK; from the coding sequence ATGACGGATCGATTTCAATTCGCAAACCTGTTCACGCGCCGGCAGCGATTGCTGGCCCTTGCGGTTCCATCGCTGATCGCAGCATTCGCGTCGACATCGCAAGCAGCTGGGCCCAGCGTCGCGAAAGCCATGTCGCTAAAGCCGATTCAAGCCGATGCCGTTTTCGAACTGGTTGATGAAGCCGATTTTGGTCGTTGCCAAGTCGTCACCATCGATGACGCGGGGCAGTCGGGCTGGGAAGTTGTCGGTCCTGAAGGAACCATTCTTCGCCGCTTTGTCGACACCAACGGCGACAAGAGTATCGATGTTTGGTCGTACTTTAACTTTGGAATCGAGTCCTATCGCGATATCGATAGCGATGGAAATCGTAAAGCCGACCAGTACCGCTGGCTTGGCAATGCGGGGACCCGTTGGGGGATCGATAGAGATGAAGACGGGAAAATCGATTCTTGGAAACGGATCTCTGCCGAAGAGGTGACCGCCGAAGTTGTGGCGTCGCTTAGGTCTCAGGATGTCACCCGATTCAACGCTTTGCTTTTGACCAATGAAGAGCTTCAGGGGCTCGGTTTGGGGAAGGAAAAAGCCGAGCAAATTGCCGCGAAGTTGCGATTGGCGATTCGTGAGTTTGCTGATTTGGCAAAGTCGCAGCAATCGGTTTCGAAGTCTGCAAAGTGGCTTCAGTTTGCCGCCCCGGCACCCGGTTTGGTGCCCGCCGGAACGGGCGGTTCGACAAAGGATGTTTTGGTTTACGAAAACGTCGTCGCGATGTTCGAAGACGCCGGTAAAGGTGGCCAGCTGATGGTTGGGACCTTGGTCAAAGTTGACGAATTATGGCGATTGGTTGCCCTGCCTGTTGTCGGTTCCGGCGACGGTTCGATTGCCCAAAGTACCCCGATGTTCTTTTCACCATCGGGCGACAGTTCGGCCATTTCGGGAGCTCTCGGGAGCGACGAAATGCAGGCTTTGGTCGGCAACCTTGAAGCGATCGATCGAAAGTTAGCCGTTGCAAATGAAAAAGATGCTCCGCAGTTACATGCGGCGCGTGCTGAGTTGGTTGAGCGACTGATTTCGCAGTCGGTAGCTCCGGAAGACAAGGAGTCTTGGGCTCGTCAATTGGTCGACACGTTGCGTGTCGCGGTACAGAGCGGACAGTATCCCGCTGGCATGGAACGGCTGAAGACGGCTGGCGAAAAATTTGCCAGGCAGAATCCGGCGTTGGCGGCCTACGCTGATTTCGAATCACTGCAAACCGAGTGGATCGTGCGCCAGCAGGATGCGAAAGACGAAGACCAACCGAAGATCCAAGAGTGGTACCACGAATCTTTGGAGACGTTCGTCGACGAGCATCCGCGGAGCCTGGAAGCAGCCAAAGCACTGTTGCAACTGGCTTTGGGTAAGGAGTTTGACACCGATAAGGAAGCAGCCGTCGAGTACTACAAAAAGGTACGCGACAACTACGCAGGCACCGATGAAGCTGAAAAGGCTGCCGGTGCGGTCAACCGTTTGGAATCGGTCGGTCGCAAGATCGAACTGACTGGTGAAACGATCGAAGGCAAGTCGTTCAAGCTGTCTGCACTGCGTGGCCGCCCTGTCGTCATCCATTACTGGGCTACCTGGTGTGGTGTGTGCACGCAGGATATGAAGGTGTTAAGCCGCTTGCAGGCTCGCTACAAACGCGCCGGGCTGACAATCGTGGGGGTCAACGTCGATGCTCAGCGGGACGAGGCAGTGGCGTTTCTGAATGAAAATCGCTTGCCTTGGATCCAGCTGTTTGAAGAAGGCGGTCTGGAGTACAGCCGGCTGTCGAAAGCATTCGGAGTCCAGACTCTGCCCACGATGATGCTGATCGATGAAACCGGCACGGTCGTCAATAACAACATCGGCGCTGCCGAGTTGGATGAAGCGATCGATAAGCTCGTCAAATAG
- a CDS encoding GNAT family N-acetyltransferase: MRPFVMQHLLLSRTKAEIVELSRHGFVAMKRSEQSESQVQRCYGFCAVEVYSPKLAELQCLAVHTDFQNVGVGKRLVAMCVQRARDLGIMEIMAISSSERFLQSCGFDYSLPDQKRALFHQLRPRPYEDRE; the protein is encoded by the coding sequence ATGCGTCCATTCGTCATGCAGCACCTGCTGCTGTCGCGGACCAAAGCGGAAATTGTGGAGCTATCGAGACACGGCTTCGTAGCGATGAAACGATCTGAACAGAGCGAATCCCAGGTCCAGCGATGCTACGGGTTCTGCGCTGTCGAAGTTTACAGCCCCAAGCTGGCTGAACTGCAATGTCTTGCCGTTCACACAGACTTTCAAAATGTGGGGGTCGGCAAACGACTCGTCGCCATGTGTGTGCAGAGGGCACGTGACTTAGGCATCATGGAAATCATGGCGATCAGCTCGTCAGAGCGGTTTTTGCAAAGCTGTGGCTTTGACTATTCGCTGCCCGATCAAAAACGGGCACTCTTTCACCAACTTCGCCCGCGACCGTACGAAGATCGCGAGTAA